Sequence from the Gemmatimonadaceae bacterium genome:
ACGACCCCTCGAATCGCGGCGAGTCCATGCCCGATACGACCGGTGTCGGTGTCTTTCAAACGGACCAGCGTTCCGTGCTGAATGGCGACCGAGGCGATGCCCGCGCCCATGAAACCGGCGCCGAGCACGGCCAGCCTGTCGACATCGCGCGGCTGCGGTGCCGGCTCGGGAACGCCGCGATCCTTTTTCAAGGCGTTGCTCGCGAAGAACAGAAAGACGAGCTGCCGCGAAACCTCGGTCGCCGCCATCTCGCCGAAATGGCGGGCCTCCTCGGTGAACCCCTCGCCGTTGCCCGAATAGCCCGCGATCACGGCATCGAGCGCGGCGAGCGGTGCCGGGTAGTGCCCGTGCGTTTTCTCGAGCACGCTCTGCCGCGCCTTTTTGAAGACCACCCCGCGGCCGAACGAGTTGCTCTCGAGCAGGAGACTCGCCGGGCCGGCCGTGCGCCGGCGCGGTGGCCGGAGCGTGCCGCTCGCGAGAGCCCGAGCGCGACCGAGGGCGACGTCGCCGAGAATCGACGGATGCACCATCTCGTCGACGAGCCCCATCTGGAGTGCGCGCCTCGCGCGAATGGTCTTCCCCGTGAGGATCATGTCCAGCGCGGCCTGGAGTCCCACGCGGCGTGGAAGGCGTTGTGTGCCGCCCATGCCGGGGATGAGACCCAACTGCACTTCCGGGGCGGCGAACGTCGTCTGCGAATGATCCGTGCAAACGCGGTAACGGCAGGCCAGCGCGACCTCGAGGCCGCCGCCCAGACACGCGCCGTGAATCGCCGCCACGACCGGGACGCGCAACGACTCCAACCGGTTCAACAGATCTTGACCGGTGCGGCTCAGGCGCTCCGCGTCGGCCGCCGACCGGAGCTCGAGGAACTGCTCGATGTCGGCGCCGGCGATGAAACCGTCCGGCTTGCCGGAGATCAGTACGAGCGCTCGAATGAGCGTATCCTCATCGACGCGCGTGAACACACTCTCGAAGTCGGACACGAGATCGACGCCGAGCGTGTTCACCGGCTGGTCCGTGCGGTCGATCGTGACGACGAGAACGTCGTCGATCAGCTCGGTGGTAAGCGTCGGCGCCGACGTCATGCGCGCTCCACGACCATGGCGTGGCCGAGACCGCCCGCCGCGCAGACCGTCATGAGACCGAACTGACCGCCGCGCCGCACGAGCTCGTTGGCCAGCGTGGTGAGAATTCGTCCGCCCGTCGCGCCAAACGGGTGCCCGATGGCGACCGATCCGCCCATCACGTTCAACTTCGCGCGATCCACCTCGCCAATCGGATCGGGGAAGCCGCCGCGCTCCGCCCATTCGTAGGACATGAAGCCGGCCAGGTTGCACAACACCTGCGCGGCGAACGCTTCGTGCATCTCCACCAAATCCATGTCGTCGAGCGTGAGGCCGGCGCGCTGCAGCGCGAGAGGCGCGGCGAGCACCGGCGCCATCAACAACTGTTCGCCGGGGTCGACCGCCGCGTACGCGTAGGAACGGATGAACGCGAGCGGCCGGTACCCCAGCGTGCGCGCGCGCTCCTCACTCATCAGCAACACGGCGCTCGCGCCGTCGGAGAGCGGAGACGCATTTCCCGCCGTCACCGTTCCATAGCGCCTGTCGAACACGGGCTTGAGCGCGGCGAGCGCTTCGATCGACGTATCCGTTCGAATGCCGTTGTCCGACGCGAGCGACTCGGTGTAACGCGGCGGCACATAAACGGGAAACATCTCGGCGGTGAGACGTCCGTCATCCGTCGCCGCCGCGGCCATCCGGTGGGACCGCAGAGCGAACTGGTCCTGCGACTCCCGGGAAATGTGGTTGATCTTGGCCATCTTGTCCGCCGACTGCCCCATCGTCTCTCCCGTCGACGGCTCGGCGATCGCCGGCGTGATCGGCACGAGATCGCGCGGCCGAACCGAGGCGGCGATGCGCAGCTTGCCCGCCGCCGTCTTGGCGCGCGACAGCGCGACGAGCTTTTCCGACATCGAGCGCGAATGGAGAATCGGGACGTTGGAGAGCGATTCCGCGCCGCCGGCGATCATGATGTCGTGATATCCGAGAAGAATCTGATCCGCGGCGTCGGTGATCGCCTGGTTCGCCGACGCGCAGGCGCGGCTCACCGAGTACGACTCACAGTTGCGCGGCAGCATCGGCATCAGCGATATCTCGCGCGCGATGTTCGGCGCAGTGACCGACGACACGACGGTGCCGTACACGATGCCTTCGACGAGCCTGCCCTCCAGACTCGTTCGCTGAATGAGCTCCGCCACGGCCAGCTTGCCCAGCTCGATCGCCGTGAGACCCTTGAGCACCGTGCCCGCGCGCGCGAACGGCGTGCGGACACCGGCGATGATTGCGACACGGCGACCTGACGCCCCGAGTGCTGGCATCCGTGGAAACTGGCTTACCTTTGATCCAATGCAAGGTCAGCTCCCGACTCGCGCCGAGCGATTCGCGGCGCTCGGCGCCCCCGCCCGAGAGTTCGACCTACTCGTGATCGGCGGCGGGATCACGGGGTGCGGAATCGCGCGCGAGGCGGCGGCGCGCGGTTTGTCGGTCGCCCTCGTCGAAAAGAACGACTTCGCGAGCGGCACCTCGAGCCGCTCGTCGCGCCTGATTCACGGCGGCGTGCGCTACCTCGAGCACGGGCAGATCCACCTCGTGTTCGAGTCGAGCGCGGAGCGGAGGCAGCTGCTACGTCTCGCGCCCCACCTCGTGCGCCCGCTCGCGTTCACCTGGCCCGTGTACGCCGGCGCGCGCATCCCGCGGTGGAAATTGGGGCTCGGACTCACCGCCTACGACGCCCTCGCCCTCTTTCGAAACGTGCGGCGCCACCGGCGGCTCAGCACGCGCGGCGTGCTCGCGCGCGAGCCGGGGCTCGCGTCCGATGGGCTTCGCGGGGGCGCGCTCTACTACGACGCTGCCACCGACGACGCGCGCCTCACGCTGGCGAACGCGATCGGCGCCGCTGAAATCGGCGCGGTGGTCGTCAATCACGCGTCCGTGCGCGCTCTCGAGGCGCGCGACGGTCGAATCGTCGGCGCGCGCGTCGACGACGAGCTGACACGAGAGAGCGTCGACGTCCGCGCCGCCGTCGTCGTGAACGCGACTGGGCCATGGAGCGACACGGTCCGCGCCCTCGACCAGTCCGCACCGCTTCCGGGAGCGCGCAAAGCCGTGCGCGGAAGCAAAGGCACCCACATCGCGATTCGGCGGGAACGCCTCGGCAACCACGATGCGCTCACGCTGCTTTCGCCGATGGACGGCCGCGTGATGTTCGTGCTTCCCGCCGGTGCATTCGCCATCGTCGGTACGACCGACACGTTCACGACGTCGTCGCCCGACGACGTTCGCCCGACCGCCGAGGACGTGTCGTACCTATTGGCGACCGCCAATCGATTTTTCCCGGCCGCGAAGCTGGGGGCGAACGATGTCGTCGCGGCGTGGGCGGGTATTCGGCCGCTGTTGCCGTCGTCGCGCGAAACCCCAGGCGCCGCGTCTCGCGAGCACGCCGTGACCGTGAGCGGTGCCGGGCTCGTCTCGATCACCGGCGGAAAGTTGACGACGTACCGCGTCATGGCCGCCGACGTTCTGCGTGTCGTCCTTCGCGAGCTCGGACGCCCGGCGGGCGCCGCACACCTGACGCCTCTGCCGGGCGGCGACATTCGGTCGTACGAGCAGCTCGTTGCCGACATCTCGCGCGAGACCGATGACGCGTCGCTGAGCGCGCATCTCGCCGCGTCATACGGGAGCCGATGGCCACGGGTCTGGAGCGAGATCACGTCGGACGGCGGCGATACGCGCTTGGCCGACGGTCTTCCCTACACCGCCGGCGAGCTCCGTTACTGCGCGCGGAACGAGATGGCCTTCACGCTCGGCGATCTGCTCATCCGGCGCACCAAGCTCGCGTTCGAGACGCGTGACCACGGTGCATCGATCGCCGCGCGTGCCGCGGCGGTCGTCGCCGAGCCGCTGGGGTGGGACGCTCCGACGCAGAGCGGCTCGGTGGCCGCGTATGCCAAAGAAGTGCAACGAATCTTTTCAATCGAGGCCTGACCCCGCGGTTTTGCGCGTTCGCGCGGCGTCCACGCCTTCGGCCCGCGACGCCCCGGCCGGTAAGATTCTTGTCTAAAGACAGAATTCTTGGATAAAGATTCTTGGCTCCGAGCCGCCCAGAGCGGGTGGCTCATTTTCGACAAGGTGTTGCGGCATCGAGTGTTGGGAGGGCGGCACGAACGCTGCCTTAGGGGTCGGCGACCGCCCACCCGGCTTGCTACCTCACCACTACCCTGAGCTGACTTCGATGCGCCGTCGCATTCTCCTTCTCTCCACCGCCCTCGTTGCTGTCGTCGCGGCGGCATGCGTGTCCACCGACATTCCGACCGCGCCCAGTGGTCCGGCCGGGTCGGTGCCTACCGAGGCGACCGAGGCGAACGCCAGCCTCACGAGTCTTCTTGGCCTCGCCAATCCGATCCAGGTGACGCCGCTGCAGCGTACGACGCCGCTGGCGAACTCCGTGTCGACTTCGGCGACCATCGGTCCTCTCGGCGGTGCGTTGGCTCTGCCGAGCGCCGGCCTGCTCGTCGTCGTGCCGCCCCTCGCGCTGTCGTCGAAGCAGACGATCACCGTGACGGCGGTCGCCGGTTCGAACGTCGAATACGAATTCGCGCCGCACGGCCTCAAGTTCAACCTGCCGCTCGTCGTGACCCAGAACCTCGGCCTGACGCAGGCCAGTCGCAACGGGTTGGTGAATCCTCTCTCGCTCTTCGCCGGATATTTCCCCGATTCGACCAAGCCGACGTCGATCACCGAGCAGCTCAACGTCAACGTGGACCTGCTGAATTCAGTGGCGACGTTCACGGTGTGGCACTTCTCGGGGTACATCCTGGCCAGCGGAAGAGAGTAAGTCCTCTCCACGCTGTCGGGGAACGATGAACCTCGAGCCGATCCGCGGACATTCGGGGCACGCGGCCGAGGAGGCGAGACGTCTAACGGAGCTGGGGCGCGCCGCCGGGCTGGGGGACTCTCCTGACGACGCAGTCAGGTTGCACCAAGACGCTCTCTCCCTCCTCGGCGCGCACGAGGCGACACCTCTCGTCGCCGACGTGCTTCGATGGCAAGGCACGGTGCTTCGCGATCGAGGAAACCCGGTCGAGGCCAAGCCGCTCTATCAACGAAGTCTCACGGTCGCGCGGGAGCTGAGTTACAGCGCAGGCATCGCGCACGCGCTGAACTGCATCGGCATCCTCGCCTTGAACGCGGGCGACCTGCCGCTCGCCGACGATCTGTTCACGCAGGCGCTCACGGCGACGGAGTCGTGCGGCGAGCCGCGACTCGTCGGCATGATCCAGCAGAACCTGGGCGTCATGGCCGACATTCGCGGCAACCCGGTCGCGGCGATGGCGCACTACCGGGCGGCGCTCCGGACGTTCGAAGCGCAGAACGATCAGCAGCAGGTGTGCTGGGTGCTGAACAACCTCGGCATCGTCCACGCGAAGGACGGGCATCACGACGAGGCTCGCAAAGCGTACACGCGCGCCCTCGAGATCGCGACCGAACGCGGCGAGATGCTGTTCGAGGGAATCATCGAAGGAAACCTCGCCGAGTTGGAATTGATCTATGGAAACGTGAGCGCCGCCCGGCCGGCGATCGACAGGGCGTTGGAGATCGCGGAACGCAGGCGCGACAGCGCTCGCCACGCGATCGCGCTCAAGCTGGTCGGCGCCGCCCACCGCATGGGCGGCGACTTGGCGGCTGCCGAGGAGGCACTCGGAAAGGCCGCCCGATTGGCGGCGGTGTCGGGAGACGCGTTGACCAGCGCTGAAATCCGCTTTCAGCTGGCGTGCGCATTGGCGGCGGGGGGCCACCGAACGGTTGCCGAAGAGACCTGGAGTCGGTCGTTGCTCGCGTTCGAGCGCATAGGTGCCCGCCAGTGGGCAGCCCGAGTGCGCGATCGATTAACCGGCGGGGAGAACGGACGATACTTCTAGGGCCAAGCTTCAATCGCTAAGCCCCAATCCCGCCAGAGGTTCCGGTTGCTGCACGATGAAGATCGCACGGCCGCCGCGTCGGACCGCGCGCCTGACTTCGGGTTTCAAAACATCGTGGGCTCGAGCCCGCTGCTCCGCGAAGCCATCAGCCTCGCGAAGCAGGTGGCGGGCACGCGCCGCACCACGGTCCTGCTGATCGGCGAGACCGGAACAGGCAAAGAGTTGTTCGCGCGCGGCACCCACTACGCGAGCGCGGCGGCCGATGAACCCTTCGTCGCGATCAACTGCGCGGCGATACCCGAGGCGCTGCTCGAGTCGGAGTTGTTCGGCCACGAACGCGGCGCGTTCACCGGTGCGCACGCGCGCAAGCAAGGACTCCTCGAGCTCGCGGGTTCGGGAACGCTCTTCCTCGATGAAGTCCACCATCTGCCTCGCATGCTCCAGCCTAAGCTGCTGCGCGCGCTGGAGTCGCGTCAGGTGCGTCGCCTCGGCGGGTTCGAGGAGATCGCGATCGAATGCCGCATCGTCGCGGCGGCCAGTCCGCTCCTCGAGCAGGTGGTGGCCAGCGGCGAGTTTCGGGAGGACTTGTACTACCGCCTCAACGTCTTCTCGATCACCCTGCCGGCACTTCGCGACCGAATCGAGGACATCGAGGTCATCGCCCGTCATTTCCTCGCGCACGAGACGCGCGAGCACGGACAATCCAAGGCGTTCTCCGCCGATGCGTGCGCCGCGCTGCGCGTACATCGCTGGCCCGGGAACGTGCGCGAGCTCAAGAACGTCGTCGAGCGCGCGGCGATTCTGAGTGGCGACTCGTCGATCGTTCGCGCCGAGCACCTGATGATCCAGCGGCGAGCGGCGAAAGCGAGCGGACCCGACGCGATCGGTGAGATCAAGATTCCGACCAACGGCAAGTTGCTCGACGAGATCGTCGCCGAAGCGGTGACGCTCACGCTCAAGATCACGAACGGGAATCAGGCGGCGGCGGCGCGCTTGCTCGGCATCTCGCGCCCGACGTTGGCGAAGAAAATGACCCGTCCTCCCGCGCCTACGCGC
This genomic interval carries:
- the fadJ gene encoding fatty acid oxidation complex subunit alpha FadJ, which gives rise to MTSAPTLTTELIDDVLVVTIDRTDQPVNTLGVDLVSDFESVFTRVDEDTLIRALVLISGKPDGFIAGADIEQFLELRSAADAERLSRTGQDLLNRLESLRVPVVAAIHGACLGGGLEVALACRYRVCTDHSQTTFAAPEVQLGLIPGMGGTQRLPRRVGLQAALDMILTGKTIRARRALQMGLVDEMVHPSILGDVALGRARALASGTLRPPRRRTAGPASLLLESNSFGRGVVFKKARQSVLEKTHGHYPAPLAALDAVIAGYSGNGEGFTEEARHFGEMAATEVSRQLVFLFFASNALKKDRGVPEPAPQPRDVDRLAVLGAGFMGAGIASVAIQHGTLVRLKDTDTGRIGHGLAAIRGVVQERVSRRQITPQQLDDAMSLVGATTDYSGFEAVDLVIEAVFEDLGLKHQVLAEVEPVLDAAAVYASNTSTIPISRIAEAARHPERVLGMHFFSPVHRMPLLEIVVTPATSRQATVTAVAYGKRLGKTVIVVNDGPGFYTTRTLSAYMSEAGRLLDEGASVEAIDQALVDFGFPVGPITLLDEVGIDVGGRVASVLSEAFGQRMTPPESMRRVVVAGRTGRKGSSGFYRYGAGGEKGPVDESVYSVIGGERRPIDKAEIADRCVLAMLNEAARCLEEGILRSPRDGDIGAVFGVGFPPFRGGPFRYMDSTGVSRIVERLEDLNIRFPKRFDPARLLVDMAAGGRSFYAGPR
- a CDS encoding sigma 54-interacting transcriptional regulator gives rise to the protein MLHDEDRTAAASDRAPDFGFQNIVGSSPLLREAISLAKQVAGTRRTTVLLIGETGTGKELFARGTHYASAAADEPFVAINCAAIPEALLESELFGHERGAFTGAHARKQGLLELAGSGTLFLDEVHHLPRMLQPKLLRALESRQVRRLGGFEEIAIECRIVAAASPLLEQVVASGEFREDLYYRLNVFSITLPALRDRIEDIEVIARHFLAHETREHGQSKAFSADACAALRVHRWPGNVRELKNVVERAAILSGDSSIVRAEHLMIQRRAAKASGPDAIGEIKIPTNGKLLDEIVAEAVTLTLKITNGNQAAAARLLGISRPTLAKKMTRPPAPTRASVA
- a CDS encoding glycerol-3-phosphate dehydrogenase/oxidase codes for the protein MQGQLPTRAERFAALGAPAREFDLLVIGGGITGCGIAREAAARGLSVALVEKNDFASGTSSRSSRLIHGGVRYLEHGQIHLVFESSAERRQLLRLAPHLVRPLAFTWPVYAGARIPRWKLGLGLTAYDALALFRNVRRHRRLSTRGVLAREPGLASDGLRGGALYYDAATDDARLTLANAIGAAEIGAVVVNHASVRALEARDGRIVGARVDDELTRESVDVRAAVVVNATGPWSDTVRALDQSAPLPGARKAVRGSKGTHIAIRRERLGNHDALTLLSPMDGRVMFVLPAGAFAIVGTTDTFTTSSPDDVRPTAEDVSYLLATANRFFPAAKLGANDVVAAWAGIRPLLPSSRETPGAASREHAVTVSGAGLVSITGGKLTTYRVMAADVLRVVLRELGRPAGAAHLTPLPGGDIRSYEQLVADISRETDDASLSAHLAASYGSRWPRVWSEITSDGGDTRLADGLPYTAGELRYCARNEMAFTLGDLLIRRTKLAFETRDHGASIAARAAAVVAEPLGWDAPTQSGSVAAYAKEVQRIFSIEA
- the fadI gene encoding acetyl-CoA C-acyltransferase FadI: MPALGASGRRVAIIAGVRTPFARAGTVLKGLTAIELGKLAVAELIQRTSLEGRLVEGIVYGTVVSSVTAPNIAREISLMPMLPRNCESYSVSRACASANQAITDAADQILLGYHDIMIAGGAESLSNVPILHSRSMSEKLVALSRAKTAAGKLRIAASVRPRDLVPITPAIAEPSTGETMGQSADKMAKINHISRESQDQFALRSHRMAAAATDDGRLTAEMFPVYVPPRYTESLASDNGIRTDTSIEALAALKPVFDRRYGTVTAGNASPLSDGASAVLLMSEERARTLGYRPLAFIRSYAYAAVDPGEQLLMAPVLAAPLALQRAGLTLDDMDLVEMHEAFAAQVLCNLAGFMSYEWAERGGFPDPIGEVDRAKLNVMGGSVAIGHPFGATGGRILTTLANELVRRGGQFGLMTVCAAGGLGHAMVVERA
- a CDS encoding tetratricopeptide repeat protein, which codes for MNLEPIRGHSGHAAEEARRLTELGRAAGLGDSPDDAVRLHQDALSLLGAHEATPLVADVLRWQGTVLRDRGNPVEAKPLYQRSLTVARELSYSAGIAHALNCIGILALNAGDLPLADDLFTQALTATESCGEPRLVGMIQQNLGVMADIRGNPVAAMAHYRAALRTFEAQNDQQQVCWVLNNLGIVHAKDGHHDEARKAYTRALEIATERGEMLFEGIIEGNLAELELIYGNVSAARPAIDRALEIAERRRDSARHAIALKLVGAAHRMGGDLAAAEEALGKAARLAAVSGDALTSAEIRFQLACALAAGGHRTVAEETWSRSLLAFERIGARQWAARVRDRLTGGENGRYF